The DNA window TCATACCTTCAAAGAGGCACCACCAACAAGAAAACCATCAATGTCTTCTTTCTTTGCAAGCTCCGCACAATTGCCAGCATTTACAGAACCTGCAACAGAAGCAGAGGAAGACGATCATATCAGAGTCAGTAAGTCATGTTAGAACTGAAATGAAACACAATAGTATCTGTAGAGAAACTGCAGCTTTAAGAGTTAATCTTTCACACCAAATTCATGAAGTTAATCTTTCACACTAAATTAGTAAATCATGAAGTTAACCTTTCACACTAAATTAGTAAATCATGAATCCTAAGTTCAATATTCCAACCATTAGTTTAGAAGAAAAGAAATAAGAGCACATTGATTCATATATGGTGATATGATATGAAAAACTAACCTCCATAAATTATTCGAATGCTAGAGGCAACATCAGGTGATACATTGGTCTTCAACCAATCGCGTATGGCAGCATGAACTTCCTGGGCTTGTTCAGGTGTAGCAACTTTTCCAGTTCCAATTGCCCAAACAGGCTCGTATGCAATTACAACATCGGCCCAGTTTGAAATACTATCTGAAAGCAGATACATATTGCATATATATCAACACCTCAAACTAAATCAATGGTCTACTGTTCCTTCTCAAGAAGCcctaattttttttttttgtaaaaaCCAAGAAATTTCACCTGCATAAGCCTTCATCTGCTTAAAACATACATCAAAAGTTTTCCCTGCTTCCCTCTCTTCCAACAGCTCTCCTATGCAGGCAATAACCTTAACATTTTGGCTCAATGCATATGCAGCCTTCTTCCCAATAAACTGCATCCAAATAGCTTGTTATACTATGCTCTGAATCTACATTTCTGCAAGTACTGATCAATTAGCATATGATGAATGTAATAGTTACCTCATCAGTTTCACCAATAATATTTCTACGCTCAGAGTGCCCAAGAATAACCCACTGACAGCCAATGTCCACCAATTGTTCTGCACTGTAGTTTTTTTAGGGAAAGGTAAAATTCTATCAGCGAAGCAGAGATAAAAAAAATCCTAGCCATTCATTAACCATCATACAAGGTCCATCCAATGACACAAATACAACAAAATGCTGTTTTTATTACAATTACTGTACACGTAGCTGCAATCTCCATGTATAGGAAAGAAAAGGGACAAGTTTCAGGTATCGCTGAACCAGTACCCAACCTGATCTCTCCAGTGTAGGCTCCTCCTTTTCCAATCCATACATTCTGAGCAGAAACCTCAATACGACCAGTTAGGGAATTCTTGACCTGGTCAATATAAATGAATGGAGGTGCCACCACAACATCTGCAGTATTTCAAAAACTCCACACATTAGTATCCTTGCTGCATTAATAAAAAACAAGCAGTAAATTAGGCACAGTATATTCTAAATAATCATCTCTATTACACGTGTCTTCCACCAGGAGATACTAGGTCCTGGTGATAATTTGAAGCCCATAAGTAAAAGTTCATCTAAACTATCATACAATTAAATTGCTCCTACAGAACATGCAGAACCTGAGATAGATGTTTTGTTTCAACAGAAGAGCCTACAGACATGGCAGAAGTGTTTCCATGCCATAAGGCACTCATACAGGATCCAGGTAGCTGCATCTTAAGTTTCTTGCAGAAAAAGAGGATTCTGAAAGTCACTAGCAAACCTTATCAGGAATATTAAGGAAATAACTTCCCTACTACATTTTTCCCTAGTTTTCTAGAGAAGATGTAAACATGTTGGAATTAGCGACGGATTTACACTTCTGTTGTTAGCTGTTGTTAGCACTGTACATCACGGAAGCAAATAAGTGAAACTAACAAAATAAACATTGCAAATATTCAGTAAGGTATCCATACTATGATTAATGGAAACCTATCTGCAATTGGACAACATTAGAATACCAATCGAATGTGAACATCATATAAAGAGGAAGACTGAGATATGTGAAGACGAGACAAATGACCTTACCTACATCAGTTTCGAGTGTAGCAGCATTCAATTCAGAGACAAGCTTGCTAATGGAGTCCTTTGTTCCATTCTGAAGTGAGGGAAAAAGAAGGGAGTAAAAAAAAGACATCAACACCAGAAATTATAAGATATTTTACTAAAAACAGTTAGGGATACAGCTTAGTATTGCTAAGATAAGCTCCCAAAGTGAAGAAGCTTCATATACAAAACAAGATGCTTCTTCAAGACAACTGAGTCAGGTTAGCTAATCTAAAGACGGCCCCCAAAAAGTAGGAACCTACAAATTTCAAGCTTGATTGCAATGGAACTTGTAGACCCTATCACTAATAAGCAATCACAACTCAATAGTTGATGCAACGTCCGCCATTTTT is part of the Panicum hallii strain FIL2 chromosome 2, PHallii_v3.1, whole genome shotgun sequence genome and encodes:
- the LOC112881702 gene encoding triosephosphate isomerase, chloroplastic; the protein is MAAAPWSLACSSHLSRPADLRRTAAAPAAPQRVRLGCSRRRAQRTVAMAGSGKFFVGGNWKCNGTKDSISKLVSELNAATLETDVDVVVAPPFIYIDQVKNSLTGRIEVSAQNVWIGKGGAYTGEISAEQLVDIGCQWVILGHSERRNIIGETDEFIGKKAAYALSQNVKVIACIGELLEEREAGKTFDVCFKQMKAYADSISNWADVVIAYEPVWAIGTGKVATPEQAQEVHAAIRDWLKTNVSPDVASSIRIIYGGSVNAGNCAELAKKEDIDGFLVGGASLKGPDFATIINSVTSKKVAA